In Chrysemys picta bellii isolate R12L10 unplaced genomic scaffold, ASM1138683v2 scaf3801, whole genome shotgun sequence, one DNA window encodes the following:
- the LOC135980510 gene encoding major histocompatibility complex class I-related gene protein-like produces the protein MTWVAADIGAQITKRRWETEVNDNQQWKRYVEGNCISWLRSALEYGKETLQRKVCPTARVSDRSSHDGLTTLSCKVSGFYPRDITVTWLKNGESRQQETYSEGILPNGDGTYQTWVTMEIDPKIKAHYSCHVEHESLLEPLSVSWG, from the exons ATGACTTGGGTAGCAGCAGATATTGGGGCTCAGATCACCAAGAGGAGATGGGAGACTGAAGTAAATGACAACCAGCAGTGGAAACGCTACGTGGAGGGGAATTGTATTTCCTGGCTAAGGAGTGCTCTAGAGTACGGGAAGGAGACTCTACAGAGGAAAG tgtGCCCAACAGCTAGAGTGAGCGACAGGTCATCTCATGACGGCctcaccaccctctcctgtaaggtcagtggattctacccccgggacatcaccgtgacctggctgaaaaatggggagagcagacagcaggagacctactctgaaggcatcctacccaatggggatgggacctaccagacctgggtgacaatggagattgatcccaagatcaaagcccattattcatgtcacgtggagcatgaaagcctgttagagccactctctgtctcctggg gctga